In a genomic window of Mycolicibacterium neoaurum VKM Ac-1815D:
- a CDS encoding FAD binding domain-containing protein, producing MDLNSVEAVRTPARRDEVWPLRSTDAILAGGTWLFSEPQPAVSRLVDITGLGWAPVTLSEEGVELAATCTVAELGGLSKLLPSARPHWIAAPLFAQCCTALLASAKIWRTATMGGNICLSFPAGAMISLVSALDGTVTVWCADGSDRVLPITDFVTGDSRNALQPGDLLRSVQIPAHSLAARTAYRKLAPSPLGRSSAVVIGRRHADGEFVVSVTAATVRPLVFRFDTLPTAAHLRDALGGIAEQDITRDVHGDPDWRRAVTLTLAEQIRTELT from the coding sequence ATGGACCTCAACAGCGTCGAGGCGGTGCGCACGCCCGCCCGCCGCGATGAGGTGTGGCCACTGAGGTCGACCGACGCCATCCTGGCCGGCGGGACCTGGCTGTTCTCCGAACCACAGCCCGCCGTGTCCCGCCTTGTCGACATCACCGGACTGGGATGGGCACCGGTCACGCTGAGCGAGGAGGGAGTGGAACTCGCGGCGACGTGTACGGTCGCCGAACTCGGCGGGCTCTCGAAGCTGCTGCCGTCCGCCCGACCGCACTGGATCGCGGCTCCGCTGTTCGCGCAATGCTGCACCGCGTTGTTGGCCTCGGCCAAGATCTGGCGCACCGCCACCATGGGCGGCAACATCTGCCTGTCCTTTCCCGCCGGGGCGATGATCTCCCTGGTCTCCGCCCTCGACGGCACCGTCACCGTATGGTGCGCCGATGGGTCCGATCGCGTCCTACCGATCACCGACTTCGTCACCGGCGACTCCCGCAATGCACTACAACCGGGAGATCTCCTGCGCTCGGTCCAGATTCCTGCCCACTCGCTCGCCGCGCGCACCGCCTATCGCAAGCTCGCCCCGTCACCACTGGGCCGGTCCAGCGCCGTGGTCATCGGACGGCGCCACGCCGACGGGGAGTTCGTGGTCTCCGTCACCGCAGCGACGGTGCGCCCGCTGGTGTTCCGCTTCGACACCCTGCCCACCGCCGCCCATCTGCGTGACGCGCTGGGGGGAATCGCCGAGCAGGACATCACCCGCGATGTGCACGGTGATCCGGACTGGCGGCGGGCGGTGACGTTGACCCTGGCCGAACAGATTCGTACCGAGCTGACATGA